From the genome of Streptacidiphilus rugosus AM-16, one region includes:
- a CDS encoding HAD family hydrolase yields the protein MTAAAEAVRRAAFFDLDETLVAHTTLLSFLRHHLAATGRPAGEYERVVADIRQVGVRGGGREEANRAFYARFAGESVADLAACGEEWFRRQLAAGGFFHEPGVSALDRHRAEGHRTVVVSGSFFACLDPVVRHLGADAAFGTEPVVEDGRMTGAIVEPMIGAAKGRLVASWAAKHGVDAADCFAYGDHASDLELLRAVGHPVAVGEDPVLRAHVARNGGRTLPGVAPRPR from the coding sequence GTGACAGCCGCCGCAGAAGCCGTCCGACGGGCGGCGTTCTTCGACCTCGACGAGACGCTGGTGGCCCACACGACCCTGCTGAGCTTTCTCCGCCATCACCTGGCGGCCACCGGGCGGCCCGCCGGGGAGTACGAGCGCGTCGTCGCGGACATCCGGCAGGTGGGGGTCAGGGGCGGCGGACGTGAGGAGGCGAACCGGGCCTTCTACGCCCGGTTCGCGGGGGAGTCGGTGGCCGACCTGGCGGCGTGCGGCGAGGAGTGGTTCCGGCGGCAGCTGGCCGCGGGGGGCTTCTTCCATGAGCCCGGGGTCTCCGCCCTGGACCGGCACCGGGCCGAGGGACACCGGACCGTGGTGGTGTCCGGTTCCTTCTTCGCCTGCCTGGACCCGGTGGTCAGGCACCTCGGCGCGGACGCGGCCTTCGGCACCGAGCCCGTGGTCGAGGACGGGCGGATGACCGGCGCGATCGTGGAGCCGATGATCGGCGCTGCCAAGGGGCGCCTCGTCGCGTCCTGGGCCGCGAAGCACGGCGTCGACGCGGCCGACTGCTTCGCCTACGGCGACCACGCCTCGGATCTGGAGCTGCTGCGCGCGGTCGGCCACCCGGTGGCCGTCGGCGAGGATCCGGTGCTGCGTGCCCACGTCGCCCGCAACGGCGGCCGCACACTGCCCGGCGTCGCTCCCCGGCCGCGCTGA
- a CDS encoding winged helix-turn-helix transcriptional regulator — MTVQLEGRLARRGDTPLGDRCGIDRTMQLIGNRTAMLLLREAFHGATRFDSLYKRVGVTEAVAAQRLRELVAAGVFTKQPYREPGQRTRHEYVLTEAGHALLPVLTGLLEWGGRYAPAQYGPSPMAHAGCGEAVHVEIRCEAGHLVPEEDLVLGPSRDV; from the coding sequence ATGACCGTTCAGCTCGAAGGCAGGCTCGCGCGCCGGGGCGACACGCCGCTCGGCGACCGCTGCGGCATCGACCGCACCATGCAGCTCATCGGCAACCGGACGGCCATGCTGCTGCTCCGGGAGGCGTTCCACGGCGCCACCAGGTTCGACTCGCTGTACAAGCGGGTGGGCGTCACCGAGGCGGTGGCCGCGCAGCGGCTGCGGGAACTGGTCGCGGCGGGGGTGTTCACCAAGCAGCCGTACCGCGAGCCGGGGCAGCGCACCCGCCACGAGTACGTGCTCACCGAGGCCGGCCACGCGCTGCTCCCGGTGCTGACCGGGCTCCTGGAGTGGGGCGGGCGTTACGCGCCCGCGCAGTACGGCCCGAGCCCCATGGCCCACGCGGGCTGCGGAGAGGCGGTTCATGTGGAGATCCGCTGCGAGGCGGGCCATCTCGTCCCCGAGGAGGACCTCGTCCTCGGGCCCTCGCGCGACGTCTAG
- a CDS encoding class I SAM-dependent methyltransferase encodes MSTPALSFGSAARLYDSIRPTYPTRAVAYAVGAEPLRVLDLGAGTGLLTGVLRAVGHEVIAVEPDEKMRAVAAERNPGTQVLAGSAEDIPLPDESVDAVVVGQAYHWFTPQDALPQIHRVLRKDGVFAAMWNVRDDRTPWVAALSGIVGKEGYGLESAWQYGPVTPWFTEPERGLIEHTVTLPTDRLIDLVRSRSSYLTAGLAERARLDRETGGLAATDPALAGRDSVEMPYRTCVYRMRRV; translated from the coding sequence ATGTCGACCCCTGCACTGTCCTTCGGTTCAGCTGCGCGCCTGTACGACTCGATCCGGCCCACCTACCCGACGCGAGCGGTCGCCTACGCCGTCGGCGCCGAGCCGTTGCGCGTACTGGATCTGGGGGCGGGCACCGGGCTGCTGACCGGTGTCCTGCGCGCCGTCGGTCATGAGGTGATCGCGGTCGAGCCCGACGAGAAGATGCGCGCCGTGGCCGCCGAACGCAACCCCGGCACGCAGGTGCTCGCCGGAAGCGCGGAGGACATCCCGTTGCCGGACGAGTCCGTCGACGCCGTCGTGGTCGGGCAGGCGTACCACTGGTTCACTCCGCAGGACGCGCTGCCGCAGATTCACCGGGTGCTGCGCAAGGACGGCGTCTTCGCGGCGATGTGGAACGTCCGCGACGATCGGACCCCCTGGGTGGCCGCGTTGTCCGGCATCGTCGGGAAGGAGGGATACGGCCTGGAAAGCGCCTGGCAGTACGGGCCGGTGACGCCGTGGTTCACCGAACCCGAACGCGGCCTGATCGAGCACACCGTGACCCTCCCGACGGACCGGCTGATCGACCTGGTGCGGTCCCGCTCCTCCTACCTGACCGCCGGCCTCGCCGAGCGGGCCCGCCTGGACCGGGAGACGGGCGGGTTGGCCGCCACCGACCCGGCCCTGGCCGGCCGCGACAGCGTCGAGATGCCCTACCGGACCTGCGTCTACCGGATGCGGCGGGTCTGA
- a CDS encoding MFS transporter, which yields MSTHSQPRRTRLAVAILTGSAFLASLDLFIVNVAFGEIGRDFGTSSLGSLSWILNAYAVVYAALLVPMGRLTDRYGRKGGFVAGMLVFTLASLACGFAPGVWWLVAFRVLQAAGAALMTPAALGLLLAALPAQRRAAGARLWAMTGAVAAAFGPAVGGGLVQISWQAAFWINVPIGLALTLAAIKLVPDVRHNADAPRPDLLGGAVIAVATGALVLGLVQGNDWGWSSGPELAAWAVAAVGLGVLIRLITHHEAPVIDPALLRVPSFAWANIAQLLFNIAFGIGLLSRVLWLQEHWGYSAVRTGLAVAVGPALVPVTSLLVTRLAPRAAAGRLVALGCLLFAAGAVWQAAATGDQPAYATQMLGPWVVSGIAVGLALPQLTAAGTAALPPHQASTGSGVVNMARQLGLVVGTSIMVGLLGTGVASLNRFQHVWVFMAAASAAAAIAALVMDAVRGPAAGPADAAAITPQRGADTETSATDLTNPRPGAHTAL from the coding sequence ATGTCCACGCATAGTCAGCCTCGGCGCACCAGGCTCGCGGTCGCGATCCTGACCGGCTCGGCGTTCCTCGCCAGCCTCGACCTCTTCATCGTGAACGTCGCCTTCGGCGAGATCGGACGCGACTTCGGCACCTCCTCGCTCGGCTCGCTGAGCTGGATCCTCAACGCCTACGCGGTCGTCTACGCGGCGCTGCTGGTGCCCATGGGCCGCCTGACCGACCGCTACGGCCGCAAGGGCGGGTTCGTGGCCGGCATGCTCGTCTTCACGCTGGCCAGCCTGGCCTGCGGCTTCGCCCCGGGCGTCTGGTGGCTGGTCGCCTTCCGCGTGCTGCAGGCGGCGGGAGCCGCGCTCATGACGCCGGCCGCGCTCGGCCTGCTCCTCGCCGCCCTCCCGGCCCAGCGCCGCGCGGCCGGAGCGCGGCTGTGGGCGATGACGGGCGCGGTCGCGGCCGCCTTCGGCCCCGCGGTCGGCGGCGGGCTGGTGCAGATCTCGTGGCAGGCGGCCTTCTGGATCAACGTTCCGATCGGACTGGCACTGACCCTCGCCGCGATCAAGCTGGTCCCCGACGTACGCCACAACGCCGACGCCCCGCGTCCCGACCTGCTCGGCGGCGCGGTCATCGCCGTCGCCACGGGCGCGCTGGTGCTCGGCCTCGTCCAGGGCAACGACTGGGGCTGGTCCTCCGGCCCCGAGCTCGCCGCGTGGGCGGTGGCAGCGGTGGGCCTGGGCGTCCTGATCCGGCTGATCACCCACCACGAGGCCCCGGTGATCGATCCCGCCCTGCTGCGGGTCCCGTCCTTCGCCTGGGCGAACATCGCGCAGTTGCTGTTCAACATCGCCTTCGGCATCGGCCTGCTCTCGCGCGTCCTGTGGCTGCAGGAGCACTGGGGCTACTCGGCGGTGCGCACCGGCCTGGCCGTCGCCGTCGGCCCCGCCCTGGTGCCCGTCACCTCCCTGCTGGTCACCCGTCTCGCGCCGCGTGCGGCGGCCGGGCGCCTGGTGGCGCTGGGCTGCCTGCTGTTCGCCGCCGGCGCGGTGTGGCAGGCCGCCGCGACCGGGGACCAGCCCGCGTACGCGACGCAGATGCTCGGCCCGTGGGTGGTCTCCGGCATCGCCGTCGGCCTCGCCCTCCCCCAGCTCACCGCCGCCGGGACCGCGGCCCTGCCGCCCCACCAGGCGTCGACGGGCTCCGGCGTCGTCAACATGGCCCGCCAGCTCGGCCTCGTCGTCGGCACGTCGATCATGGTCGGGCTGTTGGGAACGGGCGTGGCTTCGCTGAACCGCTTCCAGCACGTCTGGGTCTTCATGGCGGCCGCCTCAGCGGCGGCCGCGATCGCCGCCCTGGTCATGGACGCCGTCCGCGGTCCGGCGGCCGGGCCCGCGGACGCTGCGGCGATCACCCCGCAGCGCGGCGCCGACACGGAGACCTCGGCCACCGACCTCACGAATCCCCGGCCCGGCGCTCACACGGCGCTCTGA
- a CDS encoding SCO4402 family protein yields MIDHGVALPHYRLHVVPAVVALASPTWQREVWLDPDEFEDLDHTVHVLFDDFCDAHHPRPWLGQCLRSEEEVELMGRLGAAYSAVQDSVGGTARDEVYLDSPGWPSVVAAAARLAQVMVANDHSALSKLHDAGHRWPLDTRPVAMEPGVPPLGV; encoded by the coding sequence GTGATCGATCACGGCGTCGCCCTGCCTCACTACCGTCTCCATGTCGTGCCTGCGGTCGTGGCGCTGGCCAGTCCGACCTGGCAGCGAGAGGTGTGGCTCGATCCGGACGAGTTCGAGGATCTTGACCACACCGTGCACGTGCTCTTCGACGACTTCTGCGACGCGCACCATCCTCGGCCCTGGCTCGGGCAGTGCCTTCGCAGCGAGGAGGAGGTCGAGCTGATGGGCCGTCTCGGCGCCGCCTACAGTGCCGTGCAGGACTCGGTCGGCGGCACCGCGCGCGACGAGGTGTACCTGGACTCGCCCGGCTGGCCGTCCGTGGTCGCCGCAGCGGCCCGGCTGGCCCAGGTGATGGTCGCCAATGATCACTCAGCGTTGAGCAAGCTGCACGACGCCGGCCACCGCTGGCCGCTCGACACCCGGCCCGTCGCGATGGAGCCGGGAGTTCCGCCCCTCGGAGTGTGA
- a CDS encoding iron-containing redox enzyme family protein, with the protein MAAELMERQFERVPRMRELHSGEWIERDYYVRHMTETVLRIRLNNEVDTYALFKVGSQDDTLAARLAQYLAEEFGHEGMFTRDLARFGVGIDALNATPVFPSTAKLMGYLRLAADTRGPAPTTLWDWFVEWYSDRYNQVITDKAAEEFGREFVRGTQTHLDFDEAHDHDELMFRTVSRAVARFGTAEQAYADLATYVDLIGDYFAELHAATAVRAVSRA; encoded by the coding sequence TTGGCTGCCGAGTTGATGGAGCGCCAGTTCGAGCGGGTGCCCCGCATGCGGGAGCTGCACTCCGGTGAGTGGATCGAACGGGACTACTACGTACGGCACATGACGGAGACGGTGCTGCGGATCCGGCTCAACAACGAGGTCGACACGTACGCCCTCTTCAAGGTCGGGTCGCAGGACGACACCCTGGCGGCCCGCCTCGCGCAGTACCTCGCCGAGGAGTTCGGCCACGAGGGCATGTTCACCCGGGACCTGGCCAGGTTCGGCGTCGGGATCGACGCGCTCAACGCGACCCCGGTGTTCCCCTCGACGGCCAAGCTGATGGGATACCTGCGCCTCGCGGCGGACACCCGGGGCCCCGCGCCCACCACCCTGTGGGACTGGTTCGTGGAGTGGTACTCGGACCGGTACAACCAGGTCATCACCGACAAGGCGGCCGAGGAGTTCGGCCGCGAGTTCGTCCGGGGCACCCAGACCCACCTGGACTTCGACGAGGCGCACGACCACGACGAGCTGATGTTCCGTACGGTCTCCCGCGCGGTCGCCCGCTTCGGAACAGCGGAGCAGGCCTACGCGGACCTTGCCACCTACGTGGACCTGATCGGCGACTATTTCGCCGAGCTCCACGCCGCCACCGCGGTCCGGGCGGTCTCCCGTGCGTGA
- a CDS encoding serine hydrolase — protein sequence MSSLRFSLLTSATVLVVAVGGLALAHATTEHGHAYAAAVTVSPTASAAAPATPTPAPSIPPSASPSASASPSASEDTALDAALSSAAGHAAVAVTDLDSGAVLSEGDASHAFVTASIVKVDILAALLLQHQDADTSLTAAQKALAVRMIEQSDNDAASTLFTEVGGASGLDTANRRLGLRHTTAGADGYWGLTTTTAADQLTLLRQIFGTTTASKLSAASRNYLRSLMGQVETDQDWGVSAAADPGGPYALKNGWLPRTATGLWVINSIGRVDRDGHRYLVAVLSDGNKSMESGVTLVERVAAAAVGRLTGS from the coding sequence ATGTCCAGCCTCCGGTTCTCCCTGCTCACTTCGGCGACGGTCCTGGTGGTGGCCGTCGGCGGCCTGGCCCTCGCGCATGCCACGACCGAGCACGGTCACGCCTATGCTGCGGCTGTCACCGTCTCCCCGACGGCCTCGGCCGCAGCTCCGGCCACGCCGACGCCCGCGCCCTCCATCCCTCCCTCCGCCTCTCCTTCCGCATCCGCTTCCCCTTCCGCCTCGGAGGACACCGCCTTGGACGCCGCATTGTCCAGCGCCGCCGGGCACGCAGCCGTGGCCGTGACGGATCTCGACTCGGGCGCGGTGCTGAGTGAGGGCGACGCCTCTCACGCCTTCGTGACGGCCAGCATCGTCAAGGTCGACATCCTTGCCGCGCTGCTGCTCCAGCACCAGGACGCGGACACCTCGCTCACCGCCGCGCAGAAGGCGCTGGCCGTCCGCATGATCGAGCAGAGCGACAACGACGCCGCGTCCACCCTGTTCACCGAGGTCGGCGGCGCTTCCGGACTGGACACGGCGAACCGGCGCCTCGGGCTGCGACACACCACGGCGGGCGCCGACGGCTACTGGGGCCTGACCACGACCACCGCCGCGGACCAACTGACGCTACTGCGTCAGATCTTCGGCACCACGACCGCATCGAAGCTGAGCGCGGCCTCCCGAAACTACCTGCGTTCGCTGATGGGTCAGGTCGAGACGGACCAGGACTGGGGCGTGAGCGCGGCGGCCGATCCGGGCGGCCCCTACGCGCTCAAGAACGGCTGGCTTCCTCGGACGGCCACCGGACTGTGGGTGATCAACAGCATCGGCCGGGTGGACCGCGACGGCCACCGGTACCTGGTCGCCGTGCTCTCGGACGGCAACAAGAGCATGGAGAGCGGTGTGACGCTGGTCGAACGGGTGGCCGCCGCCGCGGTGGGTCGCCTGACGGGATCATGA
- a CDS encoding methyltransferase domain-containing protein: MTSSPRPPHAGGRPEQTGGTTAPGGDSAPGRGYLLDNARVEAGERFAQLAELFDPVTRGHFDRLGVGVGSRCWEVGAGGPGIPEALAAAVGPTGYVLATDIDPSWLKEGAGYEVRRHDVAADPPPEPGTFDLVHARLVLVHVPDRARALATMAAALRPGGRLLVEDADTALQPLACLDESGPAQQRANRLRDAFRELLARRGADLRYGRTLPRALREAGLVEVAAAGSFPVGGPACNRLEAATIRHVRGELLSAGLADDAEIDAHLAAIEAGELDLTLAPLISAWGRRPSETPQSLGRPGSG, from the coding sequence ATGACGTCTTCGCCCCGCCCGCCGCACGCCGGAGGCCGACCGGAGCAGACCGGCGGGACCACCGCGCCAGGCGGGGACTCCGCTCCCGGCCGCGGGTACCTGCTGGACAACGCGCGGGTCGAGGCGGGCGAGCGCTTCGCCCAACTGGCGGAGCTGTTCGACCCTGTGACCCGCGGGCACTTCGATCGGCTGGGCGTCGGGGTCGGCTCACGCTGCTGGGAGGTGGGGGCGGGCGGCCCCGGAATCCCCGAGGCGCTCGCGGCGGCCGTGGGTCCGACCGGGTACGTGCTGGCCACGGACATCGACCCGTCGTGGCTGAAGGAAGGCGCCGGGTACGAGGTGCGCCGGCACGACGTCGCCGCCGATCCGCCCCCGGAGCCGGGGACCTTCGACCTGGTGCACGCCCGGCTGGTGCTGGTCCATGTCCCCGACCGGGCTCGCGCGTTGGCCACGATGGCGGCCGCGCTGCGGCCCGGTGGTCGGCTGCTGGTCGAGGACGCCGACACCGCGCTGCAGCCACTCGCATGCCTGGACGAGAGCGGCCCCGCCCAGCAGCGGGCCAACCGGCTGCGGGACGCGTTCCGGGAGCTGCTGGCGCGCCGCGGCGCGGACCTGCGCTACGGCCGGACGTTGCCGCGGGCCCTGCGCGAGGCCGGCCTGGTGGAGGTCGCGGCGGCGGGTTCCTTCCCGGTCGGCGGCCCGGCCTGCAACCGGCTGGAGGCGGCGACCATCCGGCACGTGCGCGGCGAGCTGCTCTCGGCCGGCCTGGCCGACGACGCCGAGATCGACGCGCACCTGGCGGCGATCGAGGCGGGCGAACTCGACCTGACACTCGCGCCGCTGATCTCCGCCTGGGGACGCCGTCCAAGCGAGACACCTCAGTCACTCGGCCGGCCCGGCTCCGGGTGA
- a CDS encoding class I SAM-dependent methyltransferase yields MGDAAAQPGTIGEDYTERLVTLEKAGLKRFLPTQAPYHWNLRRLRPGRTLDVGCGVGRNLKALGPDSIGVDHNATSIATARSRGFNAFTDTEFLEEGRFAQGSFDSMLCAHVLEHMDADLAGQVLKSYLPYIRHGGLVILICPQEAGYASDATHVRFVDPDGLRAHAEALGVTERKSYSFPLPRAFGKSFTYNEFVFVGRIS; encoded by the coding sequence ATGGGCGACGCCGCCGCACAGCCGGGCACGATCGGTGAGGACTACACCGAGAGGCTGGTGACCCTGGAGAAGGCCGGCCTCAAGCGCTTCCTACCGACCCAGGCCCCCTACCACTGGAACCTCCGGCGGCTCCGGCCGGGCCGCACGCTCGACGTCGGCTGCGGCGTCGGCCGCAACCTCAAGGCCCTGGGGCCCGACAGCATCGGCGTGGACCACAACGCGACCTCGATCGCGACCGCCCGCTCGCGCGGGTTCAACGCCTTCACCGACACCGAGTTCCTCGAGGAGGGCCGCTTCGCGCAGGGGTCCTTCGACTCGATGCTCTGCGCGCATGTGCTCGAACACATGGACGCAGACCTCGCCGGCCAGGTCCTGAAGAGCTACCTGCCCTACATCCGGCACGGCGGCCTGGTCATCCTGATCTGCCCGCAGGAGGCCGGCTACGCCAGCGACGCCACACATGTGCGCTTCGTCGACCCCGACGGGCTCCGCGCCCACGCGGAGGCGCTCGGCGTGACCGAGCGCAAGAGCTATTCGTTTCCGCTGCCGCGTGCCTTCGGCAAGAGCTTCACGTACAACGAGTTCGTCTTCGTCGGCCGGATCAGCTGA